One genomic region from Sphingobacteriales bacterium encodes:
- a CDS encoding chalcone isomerase family protein — protein MKLAGIELPKSIHLGNKELFFNGAAIRSKFFIQTYIISMYAEKPIRDEKAGIESDIDRSLRMQIITPLATSKAVSENIQSGMKNGLGALYDKQKDLIEDLRKVIETSGVQYKDIIDIHYTTQHELKLYKNEKEIYHNKNGKLFAQTIFGMYLGKTPKDIKIKHALLNGH, from the coding sequence ATGAAACTGGCTGGAATCGAATTACCTAAAAGCATACACTTAGGCAATAAGGAACTTTTCTTTAACGGAGCCGCTATCCGTTCCAAGTTTTTTATACAGACCTATATCATTTCCATGTATGCCGAAAAGCCGATTAGGGATGAAAAAGCGGGTATTGAAAGTGATATTGACAGAAGCCTGCGCATGCAGATCATTACGCCGTTAGCCACCTCAAAAGCAGTAAGTGAAAATATTCAAAGCGGTATGAAAAACGGATTAGGCGCCCTGTATGACAAACAAAAAGATTTAATTGAGGATCTGAGAAAAGTGATAGAAACCTCCGGCGTGCAGTATAAAGACATTATAGATATCCATTACACCACTCAGCATGAACTGAAACTCTACAAAAACGAAAAGGAAATTTACCATAATAAAAATGGAAAATTATTCGCACAGACCATCTTTGGGATGTATCTGGGGAAAACCCCGAAAGATATAAAAATCAAACATGCCTTGTTAAACGGGCACTAA
- a CDS encoding M20/M25/M40 family metallo-hydrolase has translation MFQKIMLLILAGFLLLIGIITFNTVTAPDKQIKLAANPAPALTDSSLSHFQQAIRFQTISFGDTADWKAEPFIQFRQFLEKTYPLVHQKLIREIIGGYSYLYKWEGKNPQMNPYILMAHQDVVPIEEATKEMWTVDPFAGIVKDGYIWGRGTTDDKINLISILESAEKLLRENYRPERTVYFIFGHDEEISGKKGAVKIAELLESRKVKADIILDEGGFVTREKVPGLKKPVALIATAEKGYVTLDLTVTKNGGHSSMPDNETALDILCKAIVELRSHPFKARFVESTKDFYGICRP, from the coding sequence ATGTTCCAAAAAATAATGTTACTCATCCTTGCCGGATTCCTCCTGCTGATTGGAATCATAACGTTCAACACCGTTACGGCTCCTGACAAGCAAATCAAACTGGCTGCAAATCCTGCGCCTGCCCTGACGGATAGTTCTTTGAGCCATTTTCAGCAGGCCATCCGGTTTCAGACCATCTCTTTTGGAGACACCGCAGACTGGAAAGCGGAGCCGTTCATCCAGTTCAGGCAATTCCTGGAAAAAACCTACCCGCTGGTGCATCAGAAATTAATCCGTGAAATTATCGGCGGGTACAGTTATCTGTATAAATGGGAAGGCAAAAACCCTCAAATGAATCCATATATTCTGATGGCTCATCAGGATGTCGTACCCATTGAAGAAGCTACAAAAGAGATGTGGACAGTAGATCCGTTTGCAGGCATTGTCAAAGATGGATACATTTGGGGACGCGGCACTACAGACGACAAAATCAATCTCATTTCCATTTTGGAAAGTGCAGAAAAGTTACTGCGAGAAAACTACCGGCCGGAACGAACCGTTTATTTTATTTTCGGACACGACGAAGAGATCAGCGGTAAAAAAGGCGCGGTAAAGATTGCCGAATTACTGGAATCCAGAAAAGTGAAAGCGGATATTATTCTGGACGAAGGCGGATTTGTGACCAGAGAGAAAGTACCGGGATTAAAGAAACCCGTGGCTTTGATCGCTACCGCTGAGAAAGGATATGTTACACTTGATTTAACGGTCACGAAAAATGGCGGTCACTCATCAATGCCGGATAATGAAACGGCTTTGGATATACTCTGTAAAGCAATTGTTGAGCTGCGTTCACATCCCTTTAAAGCGCGTTTTGTGGAATCCACCAAAGATTTTTATGGAATTTGTCGGCCCTGA
- a CDS encoding FAD-dependent oxidoreductase gives MATFKSPLLNRLQRQSKVYLSGMDNEEWEEKQYYSRRDFLSKSARASAGIAIAASLTGITACQSNNGKNNGASTSGSAFKPKVAIVGAGIAGLNAAHYLKKSGAVQYEIFDMLKRCGGRMHTIAEFLPGITLDIGGEFVDTGHKEMLHLIEEFKLEMNDYAADPLHKGENREWYIINDKRYTMKQVFNEFKNFLPQIEKDAISCGDNYDTPDAVRLDRLTLDEYLARLGVSGWLKELLRASYLSEFGLDLQDNSALNFIDILGVNENNEVELYGDSDERYSIKGGVVSLINELAAAVGNIHLEHQLVEINKANSGYSLIFANGKSAYADYVILTTPFSVLRDVTINVEMSKTKRRAIKELGYGQNAKLFLGFEERIWRTKHKTIGYLFNDKIHNGWDSSFGQNENEGPGIYTVFLGGEDAVYMAENKKDTEQFVNRYLPILDKIYPGMKNKFNDNADIAWWPKSKIIKGSYSAFFPGQWTDIMPYISEPVGNILFAGEHCSDEFQGFMNGGAQTGKDVALSLLKKIKAI, from the coding sequence ATGGCAACTTTCAAAAGCCCTTTACTCAACAGATTGCAGCGTCAATCCAAAGTTTATCTTTCCGGAATGGATAATGAGGAATGGGAAGAAAAACAATATTATTCCAGAAGAGATTTTCTAAGCAAGTCTGCAAGAGCAAGCGCCGGAATCGCTATTGCAGCTTCATTAACAGGCATCACCGCCTGTCAGTCAAACAACGGCAAAAATAACGGTGCCAGCACTTCCGGTTCAGCCTTTAAACCTAAAGTGGCCATTGTCGGTGCCGGGATAGCCGGTTTAAATGCCGCTCATTATCTCAAAAAATCAGGTGCCGTCCAGTATGAAATATTTGATATGCTTAAACGCTGCGGTGGGCGTATGCATACCATTGCCGAGTTTTTACCCGGCATTACACTGGATATAGGCGGAGAGTTTGTGGATACAGGGCATAAAGAAATGCTGCATTTGATTGAAGAGTTTAAGCTGGAGATGAATGATTATGCTGCAGACCCGTTACACAAAGGTGAAAACAGGGAATGGTATATCATAAACGATAAAAGATATACCATGAAGCAGGTGTTTAATGAGTTTAAGAATTTTCTTCCTCAAATAGAAAAAGATGCCATATCCTGCGGGGATAATTATGATACACCCGATGCGGTTCGTTTGGACAGGCTGACTTTAGATGAGTATTTGGCAAGGCTGGGCGTGTCGGGTTGGCTGAAAGAATTGTTGCGCGCCTCCTATCTGTCAGAATTTGGACTGGATTTGCAGGATAATTCAGCATTGAATTTCATTGACATACTCGGTGTAAATGAAAATAATGAAGTGGAACTGTACGGAGACAGTGATGAACGTTATTCCATCAAGGGCGGGGTTGTTTCGCTCATCAACGAACTGGCCGCTGCTGTGGGTAATATTCATCTCGAACATCAGTTAGTGGAAATCAATAAAGCCAATTCAGGCTATTCGCTCATCTTTGCAAATGGTAAATCCGCCTATGCGGATTATGTTATCCTGACCACACCTTTTTCTGTGTTGAGGGATGTAACGATAAATGTGGAAATGAGCAAAACAAAGAGACGGGCCATTAAGGAACTGGGTTACGGGCAAAATGCTAAATTATTCTTAGGGTTTGAAGAACGCATCTGGCGAACCAAACATAAGACGATAGGTTATCTGTTTAATGATAAGATTCACAACGGCTGGGATAGTTCATTCGGGCAGAATGAAAATGAAGGACCGGGTATTTATACGGTGTTCTTAGGGGGGGAAGATGCCGTTTATATGGCGGAAAATAAAAAGGATACAGAGCAGTTTGTGAATAGGTACCTTCCGATTCTCGATAAGATATATCCGGGTATGAAAAATAAATTCAACGATAATGCCGATATCGCGTGGTGGCCGAAGTCAAAAATCATTAAAGGGTCGTATTCTGCCTTTTTCCCGGGGCAATGGACGGATATCATGCCGTACATCAGTGAGCCTGTCGGAAATATCCTATTTGCCGGGGAGCACTGCAGCGACGAGTTTCAGGGATTCATGAACGGAGGTGCGCAAACAGGGAAAGACGTCGCTTTATCTTTATTAAAGAAAATTAAGGCAATATAA
- a CDS encoding magnesium chelatase → MHTIITLGQLKKSGYQTKSIKQELRDNLIQKLQKKEKAFEGIIGYDTSVIPDVERAILSKHNILLLGLRGQAKTRIARQMVNLLDEYIPVIAGSEILDDPLQPLSRYAKDLIEINGDETPVEWVHRSQQFAEKLTTPYGTVADLIGDVDPIKAATQKLHYADERVLHFGIIPRCNRSIFIINELPDLQARIQVALFNLLEEGDLQIRGFKLRFPLDIQFVFTANPEDYTNRGSIVTPLKDRIESQILTHYPKTIEDSKAITAQEAQLSDEQQQRVIIPELIKDLIEHIAFAARDSEFVDEKSGVSSRLTIAAMENLVSTAERRALLNNEKQTVARISDFAGVFPAITGKIEMVYEGEQEGPMRVAQNIVDKAIRNLFVQYFPNPTKPRKKKSQQKETTIYQTVQSYFEAGNVIDLLTEASDEVYAGQLDEVTGLRDLVLGKVMGVTKQDLNIWMEFILHGMAAYSLLSKFQLEQGNQFSDITSAMFNFSKDEEMDEDMKDLFN, encoded by the coding sequence ATGCATACAATCATAACTTTAGGTCAGCTGAAAAAATCAGGCTATCAGACCAAATCTATTAAACAGGAATTGAGGGATAATCTTATTCAAAAACTGCAAAAGAAAGAAAAAGCATTTGAAGGGATTATCGGCTACGATACTTCCGTGATTCCGGATGTGGAGCGGGCGATTCTTTCCAAACATAATATCCTGTTGCTGGGTTTACGCGGACAGGCCAAGACGCGCATCGCACGGCAAATGGTCAATTTGCTCGATGAATATATTCCCGTTATTGCAGGCAGTGAAATACTGGATGATCCCTTGCAGCCCTTATCCCGTTATGCAAAAGACCTGATTGAAATCAACGGCGATGAAACACCGGTGGAATGGGTGCACCGCTCCCAACAGTTCGCCGAGAAGCTGACGACACCTTACGGAACGGTGGCAGACCTGATTGGTGATGTGGACCCGATAAAAGCCGCCACGCAAAAACTACACTATGCAGATGAAAGGGTGCTGCACTTTGGTATTATTCCACGGTGCAACAGAAGTATTTTCATTATCAACGAATTGCCGGATTTGCAGGCAAGGATTCAGGTGGCTTTGTTTAATTTGCTCGAAGAAGGAGATTTGCAGATACGCGGTTTTAAACTCCGCTTTCCCCTCGATATTCAGTTTGTATTTACCGCCAACCCAGAAGATTATACCAATCGCGGCAGTATCGTTACGCCGCTGAAAGACAGAATTGAATCCCAGATTTTAACGCATTATCCCAAAACCATTGAAGATTCCAAAGCTATTACAGCACAGGAAGCTCAGTTAAGCGATGAGCAGCAGCAGAGAGTTATTATCCCCGAGTTGATAAAAGACCTGATCGAGCATATCGCTTTTGCCGCCCGGGACAGTGAGTTTGTGGATGAAAAGAGCGGGGTGTCATCACGCCTGACCATTGCTGCGATGGAAAACCTCGTGAGTACGGCCGAACGTCGTGCCCTGCTGAATAATGAAAAACAGACGGTGGCCCGTATTTCGGATTTCGCAGGGGTTTTTCCGGCCATAACCGGGAAGATCGAGATGGTTTATGAAGGGGAACAGGAAGGTCCGATGCGGGTGGCACAGAATATTGTAGATAAGGCTATCCGCAATTTATTTGTACAGTATTTCCCCAATCCCACAAAACCCAGGAAAAAGAAATCGCAACAGAAGGAGACTACGATATACCAAACCGTACAAAGTTATTTTGAAGCGGGTAATGTCATCGATTTGCTGACTGAAGCTTCGGATGAAGTATATGCCGGCCAGTTGGATGAAGTGACCGGTTTGCGCGATTTGGTTTTAGGAAAAGTAATGGGGGTGACCAAACAGGACTTGAATATCTGGATGGAATTTATTTTACACGGCATGGCAGCCTATTCACTGTTGAGTAAATTCCAACTGGAGCAGGGAAATCAGTTTTCCGATATTACTTCCGCCATGTTTAACTTCAGTAAGGATGAAGAGATGGATGAAGATATGAAAGACTTGTTTAATTAA
- a CDS encoding thymidine kinase, with translation MFLEPNVNKSKSGWIEVVCGSMFSGKTEELIRRLKRAKIANLKVEIFKPMIDTRYHETQVVSHDSNTIMSTPVSSSLNILLLSNDVEVVGIDEAQFFDEGLPEVCEQLAKNGVRVIIAGLDMDFQGRPFGPVPALLAKAEYITKVHAICVRCGALANHSYRLVESDTRVLLGEKESYEPRCRDCFTKGMEGQHGKN, from the coding sequence ATGTTTTTAGAACCAAATGTTAATAAGTCTAAATCGGGCTGGATAGAGGTGGTATGCGGTTCTATGTTTTCCGGGAAGACGGAAGAGCTGATCCGGAGATTGAAAAGGGCGAAAATCGCCAACCTAAAAGTAGAGATCTTCAAACCGATGATTGATACGAGATACCATGAAACACAGGTGGTATCACACGATTCAAATACGATCATGAGCACACCTGTAAGCAGTTCTCTAAACATTTTACTGTTGTCCAATGATGTGGAAGTGGTAGGCATTGATGAAGCGCAATTTTTTGATGAAGGATTGCCGGAGGTTTGTGAACAGCTGGCAAAAAACGGGGTGCGTGTCATTATTGCCGGATTGGATATGGATTTCCAGGGCAGACCGTTCGGGCCTGTTCCTGCGTTGCTCGCAAAAGCGGAATACATCACCAAAGTTCATGCTATCTGTGTACGTTGCGGTGCTTTGGCAAATCATTCCTATCGATTAGTAGAGAGTGATACGAGAGTGCTGTTAGGGGAAAAAGAAAGCTATGAGCCGCGGTGCAGGGATTGCTTTACAAAAGGCATGGAAGGTCAGCATGGTAAGAACTAA
- a CDS encoding peptidase dimerization domain-containing protein, producing the protein MEFVGPEMGFPSNMAMANPTLFKKMILSNYAKSGSGNAMIRTTAVPTIIHSGMKENVIPTVAEATVNFRLLPGDSASAIIQQVKKIVHDDRVEIQVKNNNIAEGTPSASANSVAFKKVDSLIKRSYEHVLSAPFLLVGATDSRYFYKVSDNILKFSPMEDPIGFHGIDERVSQKSFQHSLWFFEQFLRSCR; encoded by the coding sequence ATGGAATTTGTCGGCCCTGAAATGGGTTTCCCCAGCAATATGGCCATGGCCAATCCAACATTATTCAAAAAAATGATTCTATCGAATTATGCAAAAAGCGGCAGCGGTAATGCCATGATCCGGACAACCGCAGTTCCCACCATTATCCACAGCGGCATGAAGGAAAATGTCATCCCAACGGTAGCTGAGGCAACGGTGAATTTCCGTTTACTTCCCGGCGATTCAGCTTCTGCTATTATTCAACAGGTAAAGAAAATCGTACATGACGACAGGGTAGAGATTCAAGTGAAAAACAACAATATTGCCGAAGGTACGCCTTCCGCCTCTGCAAACAGTGTTGCCTTCAAAAAAGTAGACAGCCTTATAAAACGAAGCTATGAGCATGTCTTGAGTGCTCCGTTTCTGCTGGTAGGCGCCACCGATTCCAGGTATTTTTATAAAGTATCAGACAACATCCTTAAATTCAGTCCGATGGAAGATCCGATAGGATTTCATGGTATCGATGAGCGTGTAAGTCAGAAAAGTTTTCAGCACTCACTCTGGTTTTTTGAGCAGTTCCTGAGAAGCTGCAGATAG